The following proteins are co-located in the Spea bombifrons isolate aSpeBom1 chromosome 3, aSpeBom1.2.pri, whole genome shotgun sequence genome:
- the LOC128483990 gene encoding protein kinase C delta type-like: MTLDKGLSVPQKSNGGRREKESCSCTEKGNIQCQSRANSPAQTKHSVKDARRNVRKRHKISANSSAPEKKIHRYEEPNRSGEDCLSVKSSRDSLPISLSSLRFQFELGQGAFGKVMLASFTGNDSMVAVKMVSKKATKHILPEKRTLELARNSPFLCHGYAAFQTETRVFFIMEYMPAGSLEQYMRRVGCMKERTARFYSAEIACGLQYLHSRGIIHRDLKPDNILLDGRGHAKISDFGLVAEDIFGATLTTGRRGTFLYMAPEIHLGKGYGAAVDWWSFGVMLFRMLNEGLFPFYCGNCKKATARSIIHDDPHYHQGLSKRAVAILKELLKKDPEHRLGNTGDIRQHPFFQHIKWGDLEKCKIAPPWHWTLRSKHNRKSLQRMPPCLEVTQKCPHLCNNQFLFGLSFVSPDWMISLK, encoded by the coding sequence ATGACCTTGGACAAAGGACTCTCAGTACCCCAAAAGAGCAAtggggggagaagagaaaaggaaagctgCAGTTGTACTGAAAAGGGGAACATCCAGTGCCAAAGCAGGGCAAATAGTCCAGCGCAAACAAAACATTCTGTAAAAGATGCAAGAAGGAATGTGAGAAAACGGCACAAAATCAGTGCAAACAGCAGTGCCCCTGAGaagaaaatacatagatatgAGGAGCCAAATAGATCAGGAGAAGATTGTCTAAGTGTGAAGAGCTCTAGAGACTCCCTCCCCATTTCACTGTCCAGCCTTAGGTTTCAGTTTGAGCTAGGACAGGGGGCATTTGggaaagtcatgttggcttcatTCACTGGAAATGATTCCATGGTAGCCGTTAAAATGGTTAGCAAGAAAGCCACAAAGCATATATTACCAGAGAAGAGGACATTGGAGTTGGCTAGGAACAGCCCGTTTCTCTGCCATGGGTACGCTGCCTTCCAGACAGAAACCCGTGTCTTCTTTATCATGGAATACATGCCTGCAGGGAGCCTTGAACAGTACATGCGCAGAGTGGGCTGCATGAAGGAGAGAACAGCAAGGTTTTATTCAGCAGAAATAGCCTGTGGCCTCCAATACCTTCATTCCCGCGGCATTATCCATAGGGACCTGAAACCAGAcaacatcttacttgatggtAGAGGGCATGCCAAAATAAGTGATTTTGGCCTTGTCGCAGAAGATATTTTTGGAGCCACACTGACAACGGGACGCCGTGGGACTTTCTTGTACATGGCCCCAGAGATACATTTGGGCAAGGGATATGGagctgctgtggactggtggtccttcggagTGATGCTGTTCCGCATGCTCAATGAGGGACTATTTCCTTTCTATTGTGGAAACTGTAAGAAAGCTACGGCCCGTTCAATTATTCACGATGACCCTCATTACCACCAAGGGTTGAGCAAACGAGCTGTGGCCATCTTGAAAGAACTCCTGAAAAAGGATCCTGAGCATCGTCTTGGAAATACAGGTGACATCAGGCAGCACCCATTCTTTCAACACATCAAGTGGGGAGATTTAGAAAAGTGCAAGATAGCCCCTCCATGGCACTGGACTTTAAGATCAAAGCACAATCGCAAATCTCTCCAGCGCATGCCACCATGTCTGGAGGTCACCCAGAAATGCCCTCATCTTTGCAACAACCAGTTCTTGTTTGGGCTTTCCTTTGTCAGTCCAGATTGGATGATCTCTCTCAAGTGA